In Synchiropus splendidus isolate RoL2022-P1 chromosome 7, RoL_Sspl_1.0, whole genome shotgun sequence, the genomic window aaaacaatcagTCGCGTACAAACATGTTGTTTATATTCCAAACTTCCTGTGATTCACATGTTCAACTTTATCTTAAATGATAttagttctttttttaaatttgcatacaaaatgtgtttccatcattgttttttttatattgttaatAAGTAATAAGTATTTTTCATTGACTAATTTTGTGATTTTACTTTCACATtctccatatttatttttttcattttcatggatTCCTCTACCTCAAAAACATTCCTCACCTTGTACTTACGCAGCATATAAACACAATAATATCAAAGCTGTCACTCATATTGGTATTACAATccaatttatttgttattattaaattCCATTGAGTATCCCGCCAGATCAGACGTGATCCCAGGGGtcacatgcggccctttgcctccAGTgcattatatattgttttttctttctgtttaaaATAGATATTTGAAATCTCCTTTTAACCTGTCGACCACTCCGTGTTTGTGTAGATGTTTAATCCACCGTTCTATTACCAAGATATtcccaattaaaaaaataaactttattatataatattagaGTAAGAATCTTTGAATAAAACATATATGAAATCCaatataaatacagtcaaataatgttttgttttttttgtagatAAAGTcaaaatttctttttttctgacctGAAGTTTGAAGTGGTGGCCCCTGAAATATGATGGAGAGCATCGATATTTAAGGCAGCAGATTTCAGAAACACTTTATCTAAATTCTTCTATCTCCACGGAGCGATGGCGTTGTGCCTGTCGACCTCATCGTCCCAGCGATAGCGTTGTTTGACAGAAGTCattacagcagcagcacaaataGGCTGCGATAGTTGACACTGACCTCTGCTGCGAGGATGTTTAAAAATGGAAGCAGGGCTGAGGTGAACAACCTCGCGCTGACACTTTGAACCAAGTCAAGCCGGCTAATTGAATATTTactgaggagaggaagaaactCGAGCCTGGCCTgtgtcaacacacacagcagaaaagCCAGTCCTGGGTGCCGCCGGCCACGATAAGAGACGCGGGCTGATCCTCTTTCTTGTTCCGCTGACTTGTTTTGACGTGACTTTTGACACACCCATGTCCCCAAGAAGCCGACGGGCCCGGACGCTGACGTCAGCCGCGGGGAGTCGACGCGAGGAGTGACGCTGAGCACGTGCGACCATATGTGGGGCCGCACTCTGACGCCGGGGCTCGCCCTTCCGTTGTGAGCGACACGTTTATCGTTTGATCGCGggaacaccaccaccacccagaTCGTCTCCCGCTGGATCCTCACTTTCCCACAGTACAGactgagaagcagcagccaaaaTGAAAGAGTCGTGTTGGCGCGGGCGACGCTCAAATGTGCTGCTCTCCAGGCAACAAAGTGAAGCCATGGCTCTTCAACAGCTTCATAAATCACCAGCAAGTGCTCTCTAGAGATCTCAGCTGTAACTCCAAGCCCCGTGGCTGCAGGCCATGCGATTGCTGGGGAAAACAAACGGCTATTCCTGAGTTTCGCAGTCAATGACACTaaaagaggaaggaaaaaaaggattgaATCAACACGTGGTTGTGATTTCTCAGAATGGAGAGTCAAACACCGCTGAGTCCTTTTTAGTGTTTGGACTTTATTGTCAAACAAAATACAACTCTGGAGTCCACAGCGTGtcacaaatacaaaatatacattCAACAACTTCACTATAAATATCTATCGTCTCACATTAAAGAGGAAATGTTGACCACTAACTGAAGACCACTTGGAATGCAAAGGTGCAACACAGTGCAGGAGTCACTCTTCACAAAGGTTTTACAGCtattttgttaataaaaaacactttttgtgcGGGACGTGGcgtttttttttaggtcatgTATCAAATATATTTGTTCGAGTGCAGCTCATGCACGGACAGTAAAGTGCGAGGAAGGAGGTTTTCCAGGATCTAAGTTTGGTTTCACTTCTAGCTTCATAAGTACCACAGGAGTGAACTCGTTGACCTGATGTGTGTTGAGCTGAAGCATGTGGAAACGACAGCTGGTCGACGGTCCAGTCACAGATCCTGAGTCTTACATAAAAGGCGGAGAGGATCTGGACTAAGTTACATGTGACCACCTGTGgcttttgtttccatttgtaGTTCCAGTTAAATTTAGGAATACTGGCACCTGAGTGCGTCACTCAGCAGTCGGCATCATGCAGTCACAGACTGGTGcaggacaggaagaggagaaacaaaaatgtctgCACCAGAAAACAACTACTTCATGAAGAGCGATGCAGTTTGAAAGGCAAGACGACCTGGATTCCACATTCTATGCTTCTATTTGGACGACGAGAAGAAGCAGATAAAGCTACAGCGCCCCCTGTCTATAGGAGGGAGGAGAAACAGCTCGTATATTGAGTCCTCTGTTGGAAAATGTACAGCGGTGGAAAAACGTTTTCTCACACTCCATGCATCCTACTTTGTGCTAACTACTAAATACTGATTCGGTTTACATTTAGTTTTTTCacttttgaacacattctctgttGACTTTGATACGGACAACGTTGAAAACTGACAAACCGTCAAGTGCTGTTCGTTCTTGTAAACAataaccaaaacaaatgtattttgtttgtgccAGCATAAGGCAGCCACAccctttaaaacacaaaatatatatttcatgatCATAtttctagtggtgggactttaatgagttcattgcgattaattaatttatcgtaattaatgtgttaaaaatattttaatcgcatttaaaatacgtggcagctaggatgagaacaacaacaacaaacatggaggaatcatccctgaacaaaagcaaacaaaagcagctgtttgctttggttcagggatgtttttcgctacacaatgtccagggtttccaccactctgaatggacttgaaattcttatacaattgaaGTTcctatacaaatattttcaagacattaaaagagctttagtttaaataaggtgatataaaacatgaatatagccaccctcgtgatttattgtgctactgtctgacaatattttattgtttaaatgtatatatggctccatcatttgagtcactaatataccaaattcattgaaattgaaagatGTGTCTTCTTGTGTCTAATATTCtgatacgattaaactgcgattaattgagattaattaatcgcaaattctagatgaattttttttaatccaatcccacccctaaatatttcatattgtgTCTACTGTAATTTTGAGGGAGTCAGAAAAGCGGTTTTCCCGCCACTGTCATGGTGGCAAGTGACGCACAGCGACTCAGACATCAGCGACAGGAGCCAATTCtacaacataaataaacatacaGGAAGCACGACCACGTGAAGTCAAGTGCTTTTCAGATGCCGCAAGCATCAATGTGCATTTTCCTTCCATAAAAGTCTCTCTGTTTCTTGGAAGAGTGTGTGACTTGTGCTTCTTTCAAGTCGACTTCCCAGAATGTCGCAGAGAGCCCGAGGCGCCGGGGGATTTAGGGGACTTCTCTTCTGCGGTGTGGAGGGGGACATGATGAGTCAGCAGTCCTCCGAGGAATATCCAGTTGGTTGAAACACCCATGTGTTCTTCAGAAGGATGCAGGCTCCTGACCAGCAGGACGCCTGCGAGCAGCGACCACTGAAGCTTCCCGGGCACACGGGACTATTTGGAGCGCAGGCGGCCTGCTGCTCTGCGATAGGTGCCGAAGATGTGGTCCCAGTGAGTGAAGTAGGGGGCGTAGTTGGCCCTGTGGAGGACGTGGTGGGCCTGGTGGTAGGGGGCGCCCCCTAGGCCGGGCAGCAGTCTGTGGAGGCCCCAGGGAAAGTCGTAGCCGCAGTGGTCCTCCACCGCCAGCCAGCTGTTGAGGACGTGGAAGACGGTCTCGCTCAGGGGGTGGCAGCCCACCAACCAGGCGCTGCTgagggccagcagcagcagggacagCAGCTCGGCACAGCTGGCGTCCTGCGCCGCCAGGGCAAAGTTGACCTTGTGCAGGTGGTGCTGCTGGTGGACGTTCCGGTAAAGCCACGGAACCCTGAGGGAGGCAGAGAAGGAAGCCGCTTTCAGGAATGTCTGGATAAGAAGCAACAGCGGGGCATGAAATATGAGCATAAATGAACAGAGACAACAGGCGGTGTGAGGAATGTGTTGAAGAAAGCAGCCAGTCTTTTGACAAGGAGCCAAGAAACTGCTGCAATAACACTTACATTTACTGTCAAATGAAGCAACAGAAAGTTTGTGGTAGATCGACACATATGACTAAACACATCGAGTTGCCTTGCTGTTcgttttaaaaagttgtttaTATGAATTTAAAAGAATTATAACCTCGAACATTTGTGTTTCAGCAAAGTAGCAATAAACCTGAAATTcctattttaaaatgataagAATATACGTTAAGCAACTCTAATAACACCCACACGCTTGGTGGTTTCtaaacagaatatgaaattcGAAAGCTTCAATTTACAGTGAACAAACCTGCAGAATTGAATCTGGCAACTTCAGTTCAAGCTTCTTTCACTAGTGCATTTAAAGGTTGTGCGAGGCAGGAGCCGTCCCAGCTACACGGGGCGAAAGGCAGGGACACTCTCCACAGGCTGCCAGTGGATTCCAGGGCTCAGACAGACAACCACCTTCTGGCAATTTAGCATCCTCAGTGAACCTCTCTGGAGAGGAGACTGCATCTTGGACTTGAAGCTGTgagcttcctgctgcagcactaaccaccCATCGCTCCTGCAGCATGCAACATCATCTCAAAGCGTGTGTATGATGCACTCCATTCCTCATCAGAAGCCTTAGTTCTTGAAGGGAACGCTGCTCATTTTGACCTTTAAATAACAGTTTTCAGGCGCCAAATAAGCTCCTGAAGACAGTTCATCTTGGAGTCCAGCAGCGTGATGATGGGACATGATGTCATCCTCAGCGCCGTTATTATTCTCTCCAGACTGTTATTACAGTTCCTGTCGCCTCCTCCACAAGTGGACATGACATAAACTGCTGTCATTAGAAGTCTCTAACTCTTAAAGTGGCATGGCGACTTTCAGAATTTGAGATTCcgtagcttcttagctcgacCACTGACATCGCCGTCCACTAGCACTGGCACTGAATACATGAGTTTATGTCTGCTGTTTCCTGAATATTGTTTTCCATCTCGATTTATTCTCCATCAGcccgaggaaaaaaaatccttcggGCTCTGAAGTCAGATCGTTCTCCAACTCAGGGGGTTACTTTCACTTTCTGTCACGCGTTCTACAGGAGCAGGCTGAACCTGTGAGGACTTACTTGTGCAGGCAGAAGTGCCAGACGAAGAAGAGGAAGTCGAAGACCAGCAGACAAGCCAGGACCTCCAGGCAGAGGCGGCAGCAGGACGGGGCCAGCTCGGGAAGCGCGCCCCTCCTCAGGCTCTGGAAGAGCGCGGTGGCGGGAAACACGGCCGCCGCGTACTTGAACACGACCCTCCAGAAACAGTCCAGCCACTGACGCAGAGGCGGCGGGGGTCCTGAGCTGGCGGCCACCCTCCAGGACAGCACCCGGGGACAGCGGCCGGCCAGCGCGtccaggaggaggaagggcaggcagaagaagaggtgcgTGAGCAGGGCGCAGGTGGCGGGCAGGTACGGGGACAGCAGCACCTCCTCATGCCCGAGCCTCACCACGCGCCACACATCCTGGAGCAGGGGCTCGCCTTGACCCAGGGACCGCGCGAAAGCCACACTCATCACCTCAGCATCCGATCGTGCGCTGCGGGTTCTGTCGTCCTCCTCACCGAGAAGATCCGCTCAGTCTTGAGAACaggctgcttcttcttcttctcagcctCAGCACTGAGTGACTGGGCTCTCAGAAGTGAGGGAGCAGCGGGAGTGACGACATCATTTATACACACGAGATCGCGAGTCTGGGCCGGCGCGCCCACGCGGAGGTAGGGAAAGAGCTGGTGTTCAAACAAACTACTgcggttaaaaaaagaaaaaaacactacaaaaaAAGAGAACGACGTAGTTGTTGCGTGGTCACCGAACAAGGTGTGGCCAGGTGACTCCGCCAATAGTTTCATCTGAAACAGATGTGACGACTGCTTTTATGGTGTCCAAGTCATGACGCCCTCCACAAGGATTTACTGGGACGTATGGAGACTCACATGGGGcccattattattgttttgaagGTTAAACATGGAACGTTAGTTGGAAATTGAAATCTGAAATTGTCGCTACAAACTCTTGAATATCCGCTCCGATGGTGATGGTAACGCTCAGTGTTCGACTTTCCGGAGCACCGCGGCCATCTTTAATAGTGAAAGGAGTGTTCGactgaaggaaaatgaaagtaaggcctGATTCGAGTTGAATGTATCTGACTAGAAGTACAAGTCAAAGTAAAACTTCATGGACAGGATAGCTACTCTTGGAGGTacgaataaaaattaaaatatataatataaatataataagaaTTAAAATAAGATCTTGAGTaactttttattaaaatataatctCACGCTAAAGTAGAGTTAACTACCGATTATTGCACATTTAAACtcttagaaaaataaaatcttccTCTGAGCTATATTTAGAACAGATAAAACTGTGTGATTCCTTTTGCGATTCATCCCAAATTAACGCCACAGTGAGattaaatggaataaaaaaagtttaatttattgACAGCCCCAATTGAAAAAGTTACTCAACTACTGGGAATAGAAACACAGTAACTattatgggctggtgaggcttcatgaaacagtgtcttcattttcagagctcagtcgtTGGCGCTCACAGTTTAAAATAATGTGTTCAAACGGTTGTTCTGGCTTTAGTGTGGAGGGTGGCCAATGAGTGAGCTCTAAagtgacgacactgtttcatgaagcctcgccagcTCATCTAGATACGACCCACCTGTGAACtgatatcatcatcatcatcaaatgaTTTGAAATGTTGCCAGAATGAGTCAGGTGACGCCCCTGTCACCTGACTCATGCCTGTTTACACATAATGGCAGGGGAAGTACCAGGAAGCATGTGATCTATTCAGATGGCGAGTTCTTCTGTTTCAAAAGTGGAAGTGTCTGTGGAGTAAAGTGATACACAACATTGTGAGGAGCTCCTGAACTAACCTCGACGTCATAGCAGCAGGGACTGGGTTCGCTCCAACGCTCCGGTGATCGACGGGGCTCAGATAGCTCAAGGATTTCTATCGTTCTtcataagtaaaaaaaaagacttcatttAGCATCAGCACAAGTGCATTATGCACTTCCCTGCGCTTCATCCATCAGTGCAGAGAGACCGGCCACTCTTCTTTGTTCACCTGAAACGACTTGCCAGGAGGCGAAATATTAAGCTGTTTAAATATTAAGACATCACGGCTCCGTCGCCTGTATTCCTCCCGTTTTTGGAGGCGCTTTCATTAATATGCGAATGGGAATCCGAGTTTTGCTTTTAGCCTGGGACCTGGATCACAAATCGGAGGTCGATACAAGGCGCTGGTTGAGATGCAGAATATTGGGAAGTCAACCTGGAAGTCTTGGGAGAAGACTGTGCCCAGGAATAGGAAGGAGGCCCTCATATTGAGCCTAGGGTCGCGCCATCATGGACAGAGAAGGGGAGGTCACATTGCATATATATCGTCACTAGAGCAACTCACCTCCGCCTGTGAAGAGTCCAGCTCATGTGTTGTCACCAACAAAGTCACACGTCCACTTGTCGGTGAGGTTGTCACTTGTGTTTTGGAGGTGGAAAGTCTGCCGGCAACACAGTCACCATCTGTAGCATTTCACCTGACACACATCAGTAGCATGGACAGCGTGATCCATGTGCCAAGTGGACCTTGCTTTTCATGGTGGTGACAAGTGA contains:
- the ch25hl3 gene encoding cholesterol 25-hydroxylase-like protein yields the protein MSVAFARSLGQGEPLLQDVWRVVRLGHEEVLLSPYLPATCALLTHLFFCLPFLLLDALAGRCPRVLSWRVAASSGPPPPLRQWLDCFWRVVFKYAAAVFPATALFQSLRRGALPELAPSCCRLCLEVLACLLVFDFLFFVWHFCLHKVPWLYRNVHQQHHLHKVNFALAAQDASCAELLSLLLLALSSAWLVGCHPLSETVFHVLNSWLAVEDHCGYDFPWGLHRLLPGLGGAPYHQAHHVLHRANYAPYFTHWDHIFGTYRRAAGRLRSK